DNA from Nomascus leucogenys isolate Asia chromosome 24, Asia_NLE_v1, whole genome shotgun sequence:
GCTGTGGAAGGGCGGGGAACAGAATCGCTATTTCTGTCTGAGTGGGAGTCTTCCTGGGGAGGGCAACTGGGGACTGGACtgtgtccttcttttttttgagatggagcacATGACTTTActgctctgtgcctctgtttcctcatttatacaaTGGGGATATTAAAGAAGCAACCACATAAGGCAGTTGTGATGACTAAAGGAGATAATCCAGATTGACAGTTTAGCACAGCCTCTGGTACATACTAAGTACATAACGATGatgattattgttattactgctggctgggtgtggtggctcacacctgtaatcctagcactttgggaggctgaggcatgtggatcacttgaggtcaggagtttgagacaagcttggccaacatagtgaaaccccatctctactaaaaatacaaagattagctgggcatggtggtgtgcacctgttactcaggaggctgaggcaggagaatcacttgaacctgggaagcagaggttgcagtgagctgagatcttgccactgcactccagcctgggcaacagagcgagtctccaaaacaaacaaacaaatattattaCTACTACGATTGTTGTTGTTTTCGCTAAAAAGTCTTGGGACCTAGAAGGCACTGAAATTTGAATCGCTTGTAAAATGACTCTAAATGGGTCACCTTACAATGTAGctactgctgggcatggtggctcatgcctgtaatcccagcaatttgggaggccaaggcaggcagattgcctgagcttgggattttgagaccagcctgcgcaacatggggagaccccatgtctacaacaaacaccaaaattagccaggcgtggtggtgatgctcctggagtcccagctccacagggggtgctgaggcaggaggatcgcttgagcctgggaggtcgaggctgcggtgagctgagattgtgccactgcgttccagcctggataacagagtcaGAActtgtctccaaacaaacaaacaaacatccgAAGTAGCTATTTTTACACTATTTTGCAAGGCAAAGAGACAtcccatcaactgatgaaagAGTAAATGAATGTAGGCAGGAAGAGTGAGTTCTGGGGAGGCATTTGCCGTGAACAAGTGGCCCCTGGAAGGAAAAATTTCAGAATGACTCTTCAGAAAATCAATTGATTGTATAAGGAGACGCTTGGGTATGTGTCAGACATTTCAGCTGGCTACACATATACCCCTGGGCATGGGACAGACTTCCCTACACACAGGGATAAACAGCTTCAGGCTGTGGTTCTGGAAGGTGGCTGGATTAAGGGCAGGATGTGTCTCTTCCATGAAGAGTCAGAAGGGCTTACTCCCAGGACGGGGTCCCATGGGCTTTCCTGCTCCTTGCTGGGTGGGCAGGGCCTACAGAGGCCAGAGGAGGTGTGTCTCCAAACGGTTCTGAGGGAAATGCAGGGTAGAGAGAATCACTATCAGGAAGACAagaataattctgtttttattgaaCTGAAAGTAGTGgttcatggccgggcgcagtggctcacgcctgtaatcccagcactttgggaggccaaagtgggcggatcacctgaggttgggagtttgagactggccagcatggtaaaaccccatctctactactaaaaatacaaaaattaactgggtgtggtggtgcacacctgtagtcctagatacttgggaggctcaggcgtgagaatcgcctgaacctgggaagtggaggttgcagtgagccgagatcacaccactgcactccagcctggctgtcagagagagactctgtcaaaaaaaaagaaagagaaggaaaggagagggagagggagggagaggggaggggcagggggaggggaggggagggggagggggagggagggggagggagggggaggggagagggaggttctcctttaaaaacaaaagaaagagaagaaagagaaaaaagaaaggaaggaaggaagagagaaagagagaaaggaaggaaggaaagaaagaaaaagaaagaaagaaagaaagaaagaaagaaagaaagaaagaaagagacagagagagagaaggaaggaaggaaggaaggaaggaaggaaggaaggatgattGGTTCTCAACTAGGTGCTTTTGCCTTCCTAGATAGGGttaccagatttagcaaataaaaatgtagaatgcccagttaaatttgaatttaagataaacaatgaatacttATTTAGTATGTGTCATACAATATTTGAGATGTACGTATACTAAAATGGTATCCATTGTTTGTTGAAAATTCtgattttatctggcaactctacCAGCAGGGGCCATTTGGCATTGTCTGGAGATATCTTGGTAGTCACagcttggtgggggtggggggaacttGGGGGGATTGTAACTGGCATCTAGTAGATAGAGGCAAGAGATAAGATTAAACATCTTGCAATGCACAAGACAGCCTCCCTGAAAAAGAATTAGCCAGCTGAGGTTGAAACACCCGGAACTAAAGTCTccccaagaaggaaaaaaagctaaGTTGCTCCATGATGGATTTCACGCCCTCTCTGTTTCTCCCCTTCCAGTATTTCTTCCTATGAATATTTGCACatggttgtttgctttttaagtaaactttttatAAGGCATTACTTACATTCAAAATGTGCATAAATCGTAAGTGCCCAGCTGGGTGAATTGCCACAAGGTGAACATACCTGTGCAACCAGCCCCCAAATCAAAAAACAGAGCCACCACCAGTATCCTAGAGGTTGTGGTTCCCCTTCTAATCACCATCCTCCACCCACCCAAGGGGACCTGCTGTTCTGACTTTTACCACCATCGATTAGTTCTGCttggttttgaactttatataaatcgCCTATAGATATACCATATGCACTCCTTcgtatctggcttcttttgctctaCAGTATGCTTGTATGCACATATTTTAATGGTTGTAACATAtgctatataaatacatattggGTGGATGTATGtaatctcttctattttcttttcttttctttctttttttttttcttttttgagacagagtctcactctgtcgcccaggctggagtacagtggtgccatcacggctcactgcctcactgcaacctctgcttcctgggctcaagcgattctcgtgcctcagcctcccaagtagctgggattacaggcatgtaccaccatgcccagctaatttttgtatttttagtagagacggtgtttcaccatgttggccaggctggtcttgaactcctgacctcaggtgatctgccttcctcagcctcccaaagtgctgtaattacaggcgtgagccactgtacctggcctatttTCTAAACTTAACATCATCATAAGTGATCCCAGGTTACCACAGTCTTCATAATCCTCATTTAAATTATTgtatagccaggagtggtggcttacacctgtaatcccaacactttgggagtctgaggcagaaagattgcttgaggccaggagttcgagaccaacctaggcaacgtagcaggaccctgtctttacaaaaactgttttaaaaattagcttgcaTGGGATATgtacccatggtcccagctactcaggtggctgaaaagggaagatcacttgagcctgggagttcaaggctatagtgagctatgattgtgccattgtactgtagcctgggtgacagagcaagaccccatttctaataaataaataaataaatggtggtacaatatttcattctgtaggttgccatACCTTATTGAACCATTCTCATATTTAGAACGTGAATATTGTCATAATAAACGTCTTCATTCACACAACTTTTTCTGTATTTAGGATTATTCCCTTAAGATAAATTCTCCAGAATCAAATAGATTGCTTTAAAGTATAAACATGCAAACATGCTTATGGttcttgctattttcttttctttttttttttttttttttttgagatggagttttgctctgtcgcccaggctggagtgcaatggtgcaatcttggctcactgcaacctctgtctcccgggttcaagtgattctcctgcctaagcctcccgagtagctggaattataggcgcctgccaccaggtctggctaatttttgtatttttagtagggacggggtttcaccatgttagccaggctggtctcgaactcctgacctcaggtgatccgcctgccttggcctcctagagtgctgagattacaggcatgagccaccacatccagcggTTCTTGATATTTTCAGTATCAATTCCAACAAGGATGCTGATCTTGAAACTAAAattggaggccgggtgcggtggctcacgcctataatcccagcactttgggaggccgaggtgggcagatcacttgagttcaggagtttaagaccagcctggccaacatggtgaaaccccatctctactgaaaatgctaaaattagccaggtgtaatggcaggcgcctgtaatcccagctactcaggaggctgatgcaggagaatcaattgaacgtgggaggcagaggatgtaatgagctgagatcgcgccactgcactccagcctgggcaataagagtgaaactccctctcaaaacaaacaaacaaacaaacaaaaaaacaagaaactaaaaTTGGAGTGTGACATTGGAACTGAGAACTAATATTGAAATTAGAGTCTAAGACATTAAGCTACAAGGACATCATCACAGCCTTGTTTTTattagtgaaaaacaaaacaatataagtATTCTCAATAGAGAATTGGTGAACAGATTGTGGTACACCCAaacaatggagtactatgcagccatggaaagtcatgaagaaaaatatataattaaacagAAAGATGATTATGATATTGTTATAAAACAGTATGTGAAATATGGttcccttttttttgtttatttttgagaaggagtcttgctctgttgcccaggctggagtgcagtggcacgatcttggctcattgaaacctctgcctcctgggttcgagcaattctcctgcctcagcctcctgagtagctggaattacaggtgcgtgccaccacgctgggctaatttttgtatttttagtagagacagggtttcaccatgttggtcaggctggtctcaaactcctgacctcgtgatctgcctgccgtggcctcccaaagtgctgggattacagggggggtgagccaccacacctggccatggtTCCATTTTTACCAAGtacatatttttccatatttaggAATATTTCCTTTAAGACAGATATTCAAACATAtaagtattaaattatttaaaaactataacgggtatttttaaaacattttttatacagagatggagtcttgccatcttgcccaagctggtctggaattcctgggctcaagtgatcctcaccccctagcctcacaaagtactgagattacagatgtgagccactgcacctagtcagatatttatgtatttatttttattttttgagatagagtcttgctctgtaacccaggctggaatgcagtggcacaatcttggctcactgcagcctcaacctcccaggctcaagagatcctccctcctcagcctcccaagtagctggcactacaggtgcatgccaccacacctggctaattttttattttttatttctagaaataggatcttgctatgttgcccaggctagtctcgaactcctgggctcaagtgatcctcccaccccatcctctcaaagtactggaattgcagacgtgagccactgcacctggccgatagATATTTACTATGCATCAACATGATTACATTGGTGAATGTATATATGCAGACAATCAGCAGTTGTTGGGCCAGTGAGTTCTTCAACGACCTCCTCTTTTCtgcacatatttatattttcaaattattttctacaaaaatcaCATTCTACTTTTGCATTATCAAAAGGAGGGGAGGGtatgttgcttgtttgtttcccagaagtttgaggctgtgcTGGAGCTGATAAGAACCAGGACTTCGCCTAAGGCAGAGTTTTGGCAGACGATGTGCAAAGGACGGGGTCCTTCAAGCGCAGCTCGGGGCAGGGGTGCACAGCCACTCCAGATGTGACTGTCCTGGGGTCAACTGGGAGTGTCCCAGGATGTTGccctctctcctgcttcccttGACCCAGTGAGGATGTCAGGTGCCACAGCAGGGCGCCCTCCCGGTCTGCGTTCAGTTTGCACATTCACCgtctctgcttctctcctttcTGTAGGTTCTGGAGCCATTGTTGCTGCCGTTGTGGTGTTTGTCATCATCATCTTCACCGTGGTTCTGATCCTGCTGAAGATGTACAACAGGTACGGATGCCTTGGGCTTTGGAACTGCCTGGTCCCCTCAGCGACGTCACAATAAATGGGGGGTGATATGTGGGTGCCCGTTGTGTGCCTGGCAGTATCCCTCAGCCTTTAGTAAATGCGCTAACCCCTGGGGGTCCTTTTCGCCGTCTGTTCTGTTGAAGGAGTTTCAAAGTGACTATTTTTGTActtggagaaatattttttaatgtaataataatgacaacaataatGGTCTTCAGCACTGTGGGAAACATTTGTTCGTAATTTACAGATAACAGAGGAATGTTCAGACCTCTTCTCTCGGAGGTCCCTCTTCTAGGTTGTATGAGCTGGCCACATAAGTATTTGAGATGACAAATACGAAGCATGTACGCTGACTCTGCTTTCTGGAGACGTATAAggggaaataaaagaatataatttgataatacaaaaaataaattttatatattatcacCTTATGTGTAATTACCTTCAGTCACAACCTTGATGGAAGGTAATTCTTTTtgggaaagaaatcaaaattaaaaaactataaataaaacatatcataGAAGACCTAGaagccatttctttaaaaaagtatcatggccgggtgcagtagtgtgctctgtaatcctagctactcagaagactgaggcaggaggatggcttgagtccaggagtttgagtccagcctgggcgacatagcaagaccgtctataaaaatatatttgcatatggactgggcgcggtggctcacacctataatcccagcactttgggaggctgaggcgggcagatcatgaggtcaggagtttgagaccagcctggtcaacatagtgaaaccccatctctactaaaaatacaaaaaattagctgggcatggtggcgggtgcctgtaatcccagctacttgggaggctgaggcaggagaatcgcttgaacccaggaggtggaggttgcagtgagctgagatcgcaccactgcactccagcctggatggcaatgtgagactccgtctcaaaaaataaataaataaaataaaataaataaataaaatgaaggtaGCTAACATATATTGATCTCATACCACATGCCAGGCATGGTTCTAAGCTCCTTACATGTGTTAATGCATTTAATCCTCATCTAACAACCTCACAAGGTGGGTACTACTATTATCCTCAATTTTATAGGTGTAGAAACAGATACAAAAAGATTAAATCATATGCCCAAGGTTGTTCAACCCTAATTAGCACAATTGGGATTCAAACCTAGTTCATCTGGTTTCAAAGAAAATACTCCCACAATtacatgtaataataataacattaaaaggtgatttaaaaaaaaattgggggtaTTACAATTTGAGTCTATCCCAAACCAGGAGTGGCATCAAACCCCAATGTCCACCCTTTATTTCTCTCCATCGTTGCTGGAGCTCTGAACCTCTTTTTTAGGTCGTAATCTGAATGGAGAATCCACTCAACCCACCCTGTTTGCACTGGTGCCTGAGCTGGGAAGTGAGAAACCTGGGTTCAGTAGTCTTTGATTTGTCAAAAtcaagcaagttatttaacctcctcCTGCCTGTATGTTGTCATGTTTAAAATGAAGAGTCTCAAAGCTCGATAATTGCATTATAAATACATTGGAGAATGTCTTTGTTCTTAGGAGTATTTaggagtacggtggcatgatgCCTGCAACTCACAAATGgttcatggttttaaaaatctgtgtgtgacaatagagaaagagaaagtaataGAGAGAAAAAAGCAGATATGGCAAATTGTTAGTAATGAGTCAATTGTTCAGTGAAGGGCTGTCTTAGGTTATGCTGTGCTGCTAtcacagaatatctgagactgggtaaattatacagaaaagagatttatttcctgcggttctggaggcagggaagtttAAGATATTGAGGGGCCAgtatctggcaagggccttcttgctctGTTATCCCTCGATAGAAGGCCAAAGAGAGAGTCAGCAAGAGCAAGAGATCAAATTCACAGCCTAAGAAGTCCTTTTATAATTGGCATTAATggattcatgagggtggagtccttATGACCTAAActcctcccattaggccccacctttCAATACTGTTGAAgtagggattaagtttccaatgcAGGCTTTTTGGGGGCCACATTCAAATTGTAACAAGCATATTAGAGTATTAACTGTACTATTTGTGCAACTTCCCTGAAGATTTgacatttttaacaaataattataaggctgggtgcagtggctcacgcctataatcccagcaccccaggaggccggggcaggtggattgcttgaatccaggagttcgagaccagcctgggcaacatagtgaaaccctatctctactaaaaatacaaaaagttagccaggcatgctggtgtgcacctgtagttgcagctatttgggaggctgaggtgggagaatcacctgagcctgggatattgaggctgtagtgagctgagattgtgccactgcacttcagcctgggaaaccagggtaagactctgtctcaaaaaaaaaaaaaaaaaaaaaaaaaaaatatatatatatatatatatatatatatataaaatatacatataaaaaatatgtcAGCAAGATGAAATATCATGAAGACATGAGAATTCAtaattgttggccaggcatggtggcacacacctgcaatcccagcactttgggaggccaaggggggaggatcacttgccaggagttcaagaccagcctggccaacatggtgaaaccccatctacactaaaaatataaaaatttggctgggcatggtggctcatgcctgtaatcacagcactttgggaggccgaagtaggtggatcacctgaggtcaggagttcgagaccagcctgaccaacatgttgaaaccccatctctactacaaagtacaaaaattagctgggcatggtggcaggcgcctgtgatcccagctactcgggaggctgaggcaggagaaccgtttgaacccaggaggcggaggttgcagtgaggcaagatcgctccactgcactccagcctgggcgacagagcgagactctgtctcaagaaaagaaaaaaaaagaattaatcattgtttttcattattgAATTTTACGGCATATTAAATGAAGCCAAGATAAAGGTTCTCAGTACATTCTCTTTTCAATTATGTAAAAAGTTCTTAAATATTTCTAGCAATAAACTTAGCAAGCATAATGAGGCTGGAAAATgtaatacatgctacaactttGAACATAAAAAATGtagtatctttatttttatctttgatatAGCCACCTCTGACATTTTACTCATTCCttaatagaaacaaataaaattaaatatctgatCTAAGTGAAAAAATTGAAGGGCAGGCTAGCTGATGCCTAAGGTCCCTTCCAGTTGTAGAACTCCGTGGTGGCAAGTAAGCGACGTGATTTAATGTCTATGTTAATCTACATTAATCTGTTGGCCAGAACTGTAGTCACAGAGCCCATTCCCCGCGGCATACCAGGGGAAAGACCCAACCATGTGCACGTTACCTCCCTACAGGAAAATGAGGACGAGGCGGGAACTGGAGCCCAAGGGCCCCAAGCCAACCGCCCCTTCTGCCGTGGGCCCAAACAGCAACGGCAGCCAACACCCTGCAACTGTGACCTTCAGTCCTGCTGACGTCCATGTGGAGACGCGATGACCTCTACCCTGGCGCAATCTCCACCACCGTCCGAAGAGCCTCTCCAGAGTCGAGACCCAGAGGCACACTCTGGCAGCTTCACAGTGAGCTTCTTCCGGTCAGGTTGACAGAGACATCTTTGCGCAATCTCTGATGCTTCCAGCAATCCTCAACCTTGTCTGCCCTGCCCTACCCCAGCTATGTCTGCGTCCCTGCTGCCACCCCACCAAAAAGCTGCAGAACATTCTTTTGTCGTCTGATGAGGTAGAGCTATGTTGGGAATCCACCAATGTGGGCTTGGCTTTCCCCTACACTGTAgttagacagatagacagatagcCCAGGAGCCAGGTGTCAGGGAGCACTGCTGAGAGTATCACAGTAGGATCTGTCATGGCGTTCCTATCAGATGAAGCGCCGTATCCACAGCTTCACAGAGCAAAACATTCAATCCCATAACCAGGCACAGGGGAACTAACTTGGACTAACTAACCAGAAAACCTTGTTAACGTATAACTTGTTCCAGTACTACATCTCCACCTGCTGGCTCATGACGATTGCTCAGCACATTTTCCCCTCTTGAAGAAAGGTTGCAAGAAGAACTAGATTATCCTCCAAAGATTTCTGCTTCCTTAGTAAAGTCAGTGACGGAATAGGCTGACTCTGCAGAATAGTGGCCTCGAGGGTAGGAGCTTGTTGTGTTGTCCGTGGGCCTGGAATGATCCTGGTGACTGATCAGGGTCCTTCTCCCACTCTGGGCTGTATCAACCCTGACTGTCTTGGTCCTTGGCTCCCCTTTGTCTGGATTCTGAGCACCCCTGACTGTCCTGTTAACGCCTTCCTTCCAAGGACCAGTATTCGGAGATTAATTAGATTACAACTCTATCTATGTTACTTTTGTCCTTCCTGGTCACCTTGCAGATTCAAGACATGTTCAAAGCAACACATTCACAACCCATTTCTATT
Protein-coding regions in this window:
- the NCMAP gene encoding noncompact myelin-associated protein, producing the protein MTTATPLGDTTFFSLNMTTRGEDFLYKSSGAIVAAVVVFVIIIFTVVLILLKMYNRKMRTRRELEPKGPKPTAPSAVGPNSNGSQHPATVTFSPADVHVETR